From Candidatus Zixiibacteriota bacterium, a single genomic window includes:
- a CDS encoding sigma-70 family RNA polymerase sigma factor, with translation MSDRLSGNDHKKERFNKEALIHLDSLYRTALRMTRNENEAEDLVQETFLKAYRFWDKFEEGSNCRAWLFKILTNIFINNYRAKSRTPQVVEFEDVDDDFLFGQLAALGPSENPEQHFFAKVFDDDVKRAIEDLPEDFRLVVVLSFLEGFSYEEIAEIAGLNIGTVKSRLHRGRKLLQKALWDYAVKNGFIKEPAK, from the coding sequence ATGAGCGACCGGCTATCGGGAAATGACCATAAGAAGGAGAGGTTTAACAAGGAAGCGCTGATACACCTTGACTCTCTCTATCGAACCGCTCTCCGGATGACTCGCAATGAAAACGAGGCGGAAGACCTGGTTCAGGAGACTTTCCTCAAGGCGTATCGCTTCTGGGACAAATTTGAAGAAGGGTCCAATTGTCGCGCCTGGTTGTTCAAGATATTGACCAACATCTTCATCAACAACTACCGGGCGAAATCGCGAACTCCCCAGGTTGTTGAATTTGAAGATGTCGATGATGACTTCCTGTTCGGCCAGCTGGCGGCTTTAGGTCCTTCGGAAAATCCCGAACAACACTTTTTTGCTAAAGTATTCGATGATGACGTCAAACGCGCGATTGAAGACCTTCCCGAAGATTTCCGGTTGGTGGTGGTGCTCTCCTTTCTGGAGGGATTCAGTTATGAAGAAATTGCTGAAATCGCCGGCCTTAATATCGGAACGGTTAAATCGCGATTACATCGGGGGCGTAAACTCCTGCAGAAAGCCCTCTGGGATTATGCCGTGAAGAACGGTTTTATCAAGGAACCTGCTAAATGA
- a CDS encoding zf-HC2 domain-containing protein — MTCEEALKLLYEVIDKEANQIDSEKVKKHLEECQHCMARYEFEAMFKTFVTERAASRNRTDLLKQRIQERISDAGQSGSRFQLKSFRSRPVIISAAAALVLCVVAALATAQFFRHKSFVYPFEKEHFNANPVNFAAVNDADCIEEINSYLTPHFSLALGEKVAGYELTHYGIDEIRGHKFMHLHYRNGDSKVSLFIGQYSPQDLPDFEKVIHSGIEYFRHVCLQCQVVYWKQGNAVAIAVSENKELELPQLATALGAI; from the coding sequence ATGACTTGCGAAGAAGCGCTGAAATTGCTCTATGAAGTAATTGATAAAGAAGCCAATCAGATCGATAGCGAAAAAGTCAAGAAACATCTCGAGGAGTGCCAGCACTGTATGGCGCGGTACGAATTCGAGGCGATGTTCAAGACGTTCGTCACCGAAAGAGCGGCCTCCCGCAACCGCACCGACCTGCTCAAACAGAGAATTCAGGAGCGTATCTCCGACGCCGGGCAATCCGGAAGCCGTTTCCAGCTGAAGTCATTCCGCTCCCGGCCGGTCATTATTTCCGCTGCTGCCGCCCTTGTACTCTGCGTCGTGGCGGCGCTGGCTACCGCCCAGTTTTTCCGGCATAAGAGCTTTGTCTATCCTTTTGAGAAAGAGCATTTCAACGCCAACCCGGTCAATTTCGCCGCCGTCAATGACGCCGATTGCATCGAGGAAATCAACAGCTATCTGACTCCTCATTTCAGCCTCGCCCTGGGTGAAAAAGTGGCCGGCTATGAGTTGACTCATTACGGCATCGATGAAATCCGCGGCCACAAGTTCATGCATCTCCATTACCGCAACGGCGACAGTAAAGTCTCTCTCTTTATTGGTCAGTACAGTCCCCAGGACCTGCCCGATTTTGAGAAGGTCATTCACTCCGGCATTGAGTATTTCCGGCATGTCTGCCTGCAGTGCCAGGTTGTATATTGGAAACAGGGCAATGCCGTGGCGATCGCCGTCTCCGAAAACAAAGAGCTCGAACTTCCCCAGCTGGCGACCGCCCTCGGGGCTATCTAA
- a CDS encoding GNAT family protein, with amino-acid sequence MKNEMITLRDLTAVDFDTIVSWRNDPQVNRYLAERLKSRTEIEAWFARLKTNPHTWLKAVLRDRRLIGYCTIESIDEKNRKCELALVIGEVNCWGLGIGRVVLKKMLKYAFNDLHMHRVWAVVAKGNDRSERLMRGVGFSREGVMREALIIAGEFTDLLCYSLLEKEYREVNNHR; translated from the coding sequence ATGAAAAACGAAATGATCACCCTTCGCGATTTGACAGCAGTGGATTTTGATACAATAGTATCCTGGCGAAATGACCCTCAAGTAAATCGCTATCTCGCTGAACGACTCAAGTCGAGAACAGAAATTGAGGCATGGTTCGCCCGATTGAAGACTAATCCGCATACCTGGTTGAAGGCAGTTCTCAGAGATAGACGGCTGATAGGTTACTGCACCATTGAGTCTATTGATGAAAAAAATCGCAAATGCGAACTTGCGCTCGTTATCGGTGAAGTCAACTGCTGGGGTTTAGGCATCGGACGGGTCGTGCTTAAAAAAATGCTGAAGTATGCTTTTAATGACCTTCATATGCATCGAGTCTGGGCTGTGGTCGCCAAAGGCAATGATCGTTCCGAAAGACTAATGCGAGGGGTTGGCTTTTCACGGGAAGGGGTCATGCGTGAAGCATTGATCATCGCAGGCGAATTTACTGACTTATTATGTTATTCATTATTGGAGAAAGAATATAGGGAAGTAAATAATCACAGGTAG